The region ACTCCTTCTTCATTAGGTTTCCAGTCCATAGTGCCAAAGCTAAATATGGATGGTGAATGATTATTTTTCGGTGTGATTAAATAATCATCGAGATCTATGCCAAAAGGAATGTTAATTAGGTCTGTTTTACAACCAAGTTTTTTGTAAGTAGACAAATCACTTTTAGATATGCAGGCGATGCCATCCACATTGTTCATTACTTCTATTTCATATTTTTTTAGTCTTTTAGCTAAAAAGAGTAAATAACTTTTTTTTATAAATGAAGAGGTACTCAAAGCTCTTCTTTCCCAAATCACGTGCTCGATATTATGTGATCTTAAAACTATTTTAGCATCGCTATTTTTCCGGATGCAAGATATATATGGTGCCATGAATAGGCTTTCCAAATGAACAATATCAAACTGGTTAGTTGCTAATAGATGAACAATTTTTTGCTCAACAGACTTATTGTAGAATCGATCTACATTATAAGAGCTCGAGTTTAGAATGTTTTTAGCTATGCCTAGAGGTGTTACTTTAGTATTAATTGGGTAATATTCAAAAGAGGTGGAAGCTTTGTAGGTATCAGATAATTCAGATTCAATTACCGGATGTTTTTGGGTGGAAAGGGAAAATACTTTTACGCCATGTTTTTGATTTACTAGGCCTGTAGTAATAGAATGCATAGCTATCCTTCCGCCATCTAATGCCGGAATAGGCGGTTTGCTACATAGCTGAAGAATATTCATTCTACTTTCTGCCCGTAATGAGCTTTAACTTTTTATTATACCAGGCTCTATCAAAAATGATAGAGTCGGAAGTAGCCTTGGCTGTGAGAAATAAACCAAGTGGTAAAATAATAGCTGGCGCTAACCACATCCCTTCAAGTGGTGTAAGGGTTCCGTCTAAAGCAAGTTTCCTCCCTGTTGTTCTTATTACATGAAAGCAGACAAAAATAAAAACAGAACAGACCATTGGTAATCCTAGTCCGCCTTTTTTTATTATTGCTCCGAGTGGAGCTCCTACGAAAAAGAGAATTAGACAAGCGAAGGATAGAGTGAATTTTCCATGCCATTCAATTAAATAGAGACGGATATTTCTGAGCCTACTCTTAAGCGTTCTTTTATTTGCTTCCATATAACCTAATCCACCTCTTGCTAAATTTTGAGCGGCATCAATAGTTTTTACTTGATCCGCTATGTTCATTGGCGATAAAATATTCTCCATCGTATCGTTTGCATTGCTGAGATCTATATTCGTGTAGTCGTAATTTTTCTTCATTATTTTGGCGAAGTCAGTTTTTCCATGGTCTAGTTGTATTCTCAAAGAGTCTACGGCATCACTAAGTTGACTTAAGTTCAGCATCCGATACCCTCCTTTGAACAATTCTTCTTCCTCTCGATTAAATTGAAAGGCTGAAACATCAAAGATCATTGTTTGTTCTTCGAAGTCGCTTCGCCTGTATTTTAACGGATCTTTTTTTCCTATTCCTTCAGTATAACTATAGCCGTTATATAATGTAAAGAGCATGTGACTTTCATTTTCGGAAAATGCCATTTTCCCGGTCTCAGCTGTAATTACTCGTTTGTTTTCGGCAAGGTCCATGTAGTCGTAAATAATTATGTCTTTCAATATCTTGCCATCTTTACTCTTACTACCAACGCGCATGGTGTAACCATCCAAGCCTTTATAGAAAACGCCCTCTTTTATATTTAGTGTGGGCTTTTTCTTAGTGACATCATGAAGAAGAGAAGCTTGTTTTAAATTGATTACAGGCCATATATTATTCGAAAAATAGAATGCAATACAGCTAATTATAAGGGATGTAACTATTAACGGAGACATTACCTTCTTTACTGATATACCTGCTGCCTTAAGGGCGACTAGCTCGGAGTGTTCGGCAATACTGCCAAAAGTCATTATCGAAGAAAATAATATAGCAAGAGGCAGGGCAAGAGGTACAAGATAAGCCGCCCAGTATATCATTAACTCAACGATTATATACCATTCAAGACCTTTCCCAACTAAATCGTCAATATATTTCCAAAGGGTTTGCATTAGTAATACAAACACAGCAATAAA is a window of Flavobacteriales bacterium DNA encoding:
- a CDS encoding glycosyltransferase family 4 protein — translated: MNILQLCSKPPIPALDGGRIAMHSITTGLVNQKHGVKVFSLSTQKHPVIESELSDTYKASTSFEYYPINTKVTPLGIAKNILNSSSYNVDRFYNKSVEQKIVHLLATNQFDIVHLESLFMAPYISCIRKNSDAKIVLRSHNIEHVIWERRALSTSSFIKKSYLLFLAKRLKKYEIEVMNNVDGIACISKSDLSTYKKLGCKTDLINIPFGIDLDDYLITPKNNHSPSIFSFGTMDWKPNEEGVKWFIKEIWPSITNEFPSLLFHIAGKNMPQWISELNDKNIVVHETVPDKIHFINSMDIMIVPLLSGGGIRIKILEGMALGKAIISTVIGAEGINYTNNKDILLANNSIEFVNQLKVLLNDKVKKQEIEKNAIELVYQSYKQKNIINSLTEFYKKL
- a CDS encoding YjgP/YjgQ family permease, coding for MKTLHKFIVSSYLGPFFLTFFIAVFVLLMQTLWKYIDDLVGKGLEWYIIVELMIYWAAYLVPLALPLAILFSSIMTFGSIAEHSELVALKAAGISVKKVMSPLIVTSLIISCIAFYFSNNIWPVINLKQASLLHDVTKKKPTLNIKEGVFYKGLDGYTMRVGSKSKDGKILKDIIIYDYMDLAENKRVITAETGKMAFSENESHMLFTLYNGYSYTEGIGKKDPLKYRRSDFEEQTMIFDVSAFQFNREEEELFKGGYRMLNLSQLSDAVDSLRIQLDHGKTDFAKIMKKNYDYTNIDLSNANDTMENILSPMNIADQVKTIDAAQNLARGGLGYMEANKRTLKSRLRNIRLYLIEWHGKFTLSFACLILFFVGAPLGAIIKKGGLGLPMVCSVFIFVCFHVIRTTGRKLALDGTLTPLEGMWLAPAIILPLGLFLTAKATSDSIIFDRAWYNKKLKLITGRK